From a single Methanothermobacter sp. genomic region:
- a CDS encoding metallophosphoesterase: MLIGVISDTHIPDRAAELPEAVFEAFRDVELILHAGDLTSPDVLSDLETIAPVECVQGNMDRRYGVDNPRSRVFEIGAYRVGLIHGEVYPRGDTQQLRYLGLELGADVLISGHTHQPFITELEDMLLLNPGSPTVPRLTDPSVMLLEIDNEKLDARIIRTGAPVCRSLNFQR, from the coding sequence ATGCTAATAGGTGTTATATCAGATACACACATCCCTGACAGGGCAGCTGAACTTCCTGAGGCGGTATTTGAGGCCTTCAGGGACGTTGAACTTATACTCCACGCCGGTGACCTGACCTCACCGGATGTTCTGAGTGACCTTGAAACCATTGCACCTGTTGAGTGCGTTCAGGGAAACATGGACCGCAGATATGGTGTAGACAACCCCAGATCAAGGGTATTTGAGATCGGAGCATACAGGGTGGGCCTCATACACGGGGAGGTCTACCCCCGTGGTGATACCCAGCAGCTGAGGTACCTGGGGCTCGAGCTTGGTGCGGATGTCCTCATAAGTGGACATACACATCAGCCCTTCATAACCGAACTTGAGGACATGCTTCTCCTCAACCCTGGAAGCCCTACAGTGCCCCGCCTAACAGATCCAAGCGTCATGCTCCTTGAAATTGACAATGAAAAACTCGATGCCAGGATCATCAGGACAGGGGCGCCTGTCTGCAGATCACTGAACTTCCAGAGGTGA
- a CDS encoding SAM-dependent methyltransferase produces the protein MGKRWQAERKRDHYYKSAKRENYRSRASYKLLQLNNRYKLIRNGDRVLDLGAAPGGWSQVALEKVGEEGLVVAVDLQRIKGFPAENFRAIMGDFTDPAIKERIIEELGGRADVVISDAAPSLSGIRDIDRLRSVDLVENVLDIAYRVLERKGNILIKAFQGPELDKVIKEMKKDFWKLKTTKPASSRKASAEMYIVGRNFKGRRKWERIIH, from the coding sequence ATGGGAAAACGATGGCAGGCTGAAAGAAAAAGGGACCACTACTACAAAAGCGCCAAGAGGGAGAACTACCGCTCAAGGGCATCCTACAAGTTACTGCAGCTCAACAACCGCTACAAACTGATAAGGAATGGTGACAGGGTCCTCGACCTCGGGGCAGCCCCCGGGGGATGGTCACAGGTCGCCCTTGAGAAGGTAGGTGAGGAGGGACTTGTGGTTGCAGTTGACCTCCAGAGGATAAAGGGTTTCCCCGCCGAGAACTTCAGGGCCATAATGGGGGACTTCACAGACCCTGCAATAAAGGAGAGGATAATCGAGGAGCTTGGCGGAAGGGCGGATGTGGTTATATCAGATGCTGCCCCATCCCTTTCAGGTATAAGGGACATCGACCGCCTCCGTTCGGTGGATCTCGTTGAGAACGTCCTTGATATAGCCTACAGGGTCCTTGAAAGGAAGGGGAACATCCTGATCAAGGCATTCCAGGGGCCTGAACTCGATAAAGTCATAAAGGAAATGAAAAAGGATTTCTGGAAACTCAAAACAACAAAACCAGCCTCATCAAGAAAGGCAAGCGCAGAGATGTACATTGTAGGGCGGAACTTCAAGGGTAGAAGGAAATGGGAGAGAATCATCCATTAG